The genomic DNA GGCTGCCATAATGCTTTCTTTATCCAAATGCATTTCTGCAAGGATAAGTGCTGCTGCGACAGGGTGGGTAATGTAAGGTTCGCCAGAACGACGGGTTTGCCCTTCGTGAGCACGTTCGGCAACTTGATAGGCGAGTTTAACCTCGGCGATCTGATCAGCCTGCAGATAAGTGGACAGTTCCTTGTGAAGTTCGCTGAAGTGGTCCATGTGCCCCTATCTTATAGTATCGGAGGCAAATCAACTGCAGTGACGGTGGTGTCTTGAGCATGTCCGCCAGACATATCGTCGTCGGCAGTCTGTGTGTCAAACTCAATGGTGCCGTTGGCAATTTCACGTAATGCGACAACGGTAGGTTTATCGTTATCCCACTCAACCGTTGGCTCAGCACCAGTGGTTGCTAGCTGGCGTGCGCGTTTAGCGGCCAACAGAACGAGAACAAAACGGTTATCAACGTGGGCAAGGGAATCTTCGACAGTAACACGGGCCATGGGGTTCTCCGACTACAAGACTTAATATAATAGCCGTCGATGATAGCTGATTTTTTGGCCTAAGCCAATAAGTCAGCGAGTAACTGGGCATGAAAATTTGCTTGTTTTTTCTGTTTTCTGCGCTCAGCCCGCAAAATTGCTTGTAAATCTTGCAGTGCGGTATCAAAGTCGTCATTCACGACGAGATAATCAAAAGCTGGGTAATGGCGCATATCAGCTTGCGCTTGGGCCAAACGCCCGGCAATGACCTCATCTGAATCGGTTGCACGTGCACGTAAACGTGCCTCTAATTCAGGAAGGCTTGGTGGTAAAATGAAAATACCGACCGCTTCGGGAAAGCCTTGTTTGATTTGTTCGGCACCTTGCCAATCGATTTCTAAAATCACATCGTGTCCAGCTTGGAGCTGTTTTAGAACCCAAGTCTTTG from marine bacterium B5-7 includes the following:
- the gmk gene encoding guanylate kinase — encoded protein: MPNGSLYIIAAPSGGGKTSLVHALLNANANLCLSISYTTRPPRIHEKNNIDYHFVDQAQFDDLCAKKQFLEHATVFGHGYATSKTWVLKQLQAGHDVILEIDWQGAEQIKQGFPEAVGIFILPPSLPELEARLRARATDSDEVIAGRLAQAQADMRHYPAFDYLVVNDDFDTALQDLQAILRAERRKQKKQANFHAQLLADLLA
- the rpoZ gene encoding DNA-directed RNA polymerase subunit omega, which encodes MARVTVEDSLAHVDNRFVLVLLAAKRARQLATTGAEPTVEWDNDKPTVVALREIANGTIEFDTQTADDDMSGGHAQDTTVTAVDLPPIL